A stretch of the Clostridiales bacterium genome encodes the following:
- a CDS encoding flavodoxin family protein: MKVLVLNGSPRPDGDTACILQLLKEKLPCDTVFEFLNAFEADIRPCDDCRYCWENEGCRIHDRMDMIWKDDYDVLVLASPLYMSFVTPPLFSIISRLNVIWSNRYFLKTPGRLKPKKGILILTGGGDGSPDPAIRIAKTAFRFLNVQFDPALDYIRSLHTNRVPVREDPETAGQADAAVRHLIGEVHGS, translated from the coding sequence ATGAAAGTACTGGTTCTGAACGGATCCCCCCGTCCGGATGGCGATACGGCCTGTATCCTGCAGCTCCTGAAGGAAAAACTGCCATGTGATACGGTTTTTGAATTCCTGAATGCTTTTGAAGCCGATATCCGGCCATGCGATGACTGCAGGTATTGCTGGGAAAACGAGGGCTGCCGTATCCATGACCGGATGGATATGATCTGGAAAGATGATTACGATGTTCTGGTACTGGCCTCGCCCCTGTATATGTCTTTCGTGACCCCGCCGCTCTTTTCGATTATCAGCAGGCTGAATGTGATCTGGAGCAATCGGTATTTCCTGAAAACTCCCGGCAGACTGAAACCGAAGAAGGGTATCCTCATCCTGACAGGCGGAGGGGACGGGTCCCCGGATCCTGCGATCCGTATTGCAAAGACAGCATTCAGATTCCTGAATGTACAGTTCGATCCGGCTTTGGATTATATACGGTCGCTCCATACAAACCGTGTCCCGGTCCGGGAAGACCCGGAAACGGCCGGACAGGCAGATGCGGCGGTCCGGCATTTGATTGGGGAGGTGCATGGATCATGA
- a CDS encoding methyltransferase domain-containing protein: MNNEKNFGATFDTVAADYDQIRPGYVSDIYSTIFDYIPIGENSRVIEVGSGTGQATEPVLKTGCELTAVEYGVNLSEVLKAKFRDYQNFHVVTARFEDAELEEDAYDLVFSATAFHWVPEEIGYPKLYSILKKGGAFARFANRPRNCRDNPELGAEIQELYSDYYDRHHGARSGTKAWFTEEKAKEISRIPEKYGFTDIRYHLFYRERVLTAREYIQLLGTYSDHIAIGEEIRNEFFSKIGEAINRHGGTITINDTLDLELARK, encoded by the coding sequence ATGAATAACGAAAAAAACTTTGGGGCGACTTTTGATACCGTAGCAGCGGACTACGATCAAATCCGCCCCGGATATGTCAGCGATATTTACAGCACAATCTTCGATTATATTCCGATCGGAGAAAACTCACGGGTTATTGAAGTCGGAAGCGGAACCGGCCAGGCCACAGAGCCTGTGCTGAAAACCGGCTGTGAACTGACGGCAGTCGAATACGGCGTGAACCTGTCGGAAGTACTGAAGGCGAAGTTCAGGGATTATCAGAACTTCCATGTTGTGACTGCCAGGTTTGAAGATGCTGAACTCGAAGAGGATGCATACGACCTTGTTTTCTCTGCAACGGCATTCCACTGGGTGCCGGAAGAGATCGGATATCCAAAACTGTATTCGATCCTGAAAAAAGGCGGTGCTTTTGCCCGCTTTGCCAACCGCCCCAGGAACTGCAGGGACAATCCGGAGCTTGGCGCGGAGATCCAGGAGCTGTACAGCGATTACTATGACCGGCATCACGGAGCCAGATCAGGAACCAAAGCCTGGTTTACGGAGGAAAAAGCAAAGGAGATCTCCCGGATTCCCGAAAAATATGGTTTTACAGATATCCGGTACCATCTGTTCTATCGGGAAAGAGTATTGACGGCCCGGGAATACATTCAGCTTCTTGGCACCTACTCGGATCACATCGCAATCGGGGAGGAGATCAGGAACGAATTCTTCTCGAAAATCGGGGAAGCGATCAACCGCCATGGGGGAACAATTACCATCAACGATACACTGGACCTGGAACTGGCAAGAAAGTAA
- a CDS encoding Rrf2 family transcriptional regulator has translation MKISTKGRYALRMLLDLAEHQQNGFISLNEVAKRQDISKKYLEQIIPIFNNTDVLRTSRGPQGGYMLAKSPDKYTVGEILRITEGSLAPVDCAAQDPVECARGAECVMLPVWQGLNKVINDYLDSITLQDILDREQDRYANDYII, from the coding sequence ATGAAGATTTCCACCAAAGGCCGCTATGCCCTCCGCATGCTGCTCGATCTCGCGGAGCATCAGCAGAACGGCTTTATTTCCCTGAACGAGGTCGCGAAACGCCAGGATATTTCCAAGAAATACCTGGAGCAGATCATCCCGATTTTCAACAACACCGACGTGCTGCGGACCAGCCGCGGCCCCCAGGGCGGCTATATGCTGGCCAAATCTCCCGACAAATATACCGTCGGAGAAATCCTGCGCATTACGGAGGGCTCTCTGGCCCCGGTGGACTGCGCCGCCCAGGATCCGGTCGAGTGCGCCCGCGGCGCTGAATGCGTGATGCTTCCGGTATGGCAGGGACTGAACAAGGTGATTAATGATTACCTGGACAGTATCACCCTGCAGGATATCCTGGACAGGGAACAGGACCGGTACGCGAACGACTATATCATCTGA
- a CDS encoding alkaline phosphatase family protein, which yields MKQWAKRVVLFGVDGAGTFFEQTPTPNIDRIFRNGAVCRRALTELPSISAECWGSILHGVDCRRHGLTNWATGKRTFPTDSPYPSVFRVIRENRPDAEMASFCEWGNVNYGIIENNLGVYEVNAEGDELIQAAVDYINGHDFTLIYFHFDIPDGAGHAHGYGSPEHLASITLADSWIGRVTEAIEKRGWLEDTLLLVEPDHGGTPPDEHGRGSHGGDSDAEKYVCFFAAGGGAQHTELHDMLTRDTAPAILHALGLPIPDTWNSRVPGGLFADVPENLPRPEGLPVQVEELKLKKEYGRFEEELAGLKPALHLPFSTPDALPEGTERMGKLYLVDGLREKAMRFDDGALRIPCPLEGGSVSFTAWLRLDAVENRMPVLSVRCAEDGSSWICIAATGEDHLVLSVKLRGVNKPRHMEVALPAKRTGTWIFAAGSFDAEAGTAGFSINFEPVMHQLLPGREIMGEGEKAQLLLGIDDLSTDEQRFPGELEDVCVYNKALTDEDIAKLKAYYLG from the coding sequence ATGAAGCAATGGGCGAAAAGGGTTGTCCTGTTCGGCGTGGACGGAGCCGGCACTTTTTTTGAGCAGACTCCCACCCCCAACATTGACCGTATCTTCCGCAACGGAGCCGTCTGCCGGCGCGCGCTGACCGAACTGCCGTCCATCAGCGCGGAATGCTGGGGAAGTATCCTGCACGGGGTGGACTGCCGCCGCCACGGGCTGACCAACTGGGCCACGGGCAAGCGGACATTTCCGACCGATTCGCCCTATCCGTCCGTGTTCCGGGTAATCCGGGAAAACCGGCCGGATGCGGAAATGGCTTCCTTCTGCGAATGGGGAAACGTCAACTACGGCATCATTGAGAACAATCTCGGCGTATATGAGGTCAACGCTGAGGGCGATGAGCTGATCCAGGCCGCCGTGGACTATATCAACGGGCACGATTTTACCCTGATCTACTTCCATTTCGATATTCCGGACGGGGCGGGCCATGCCCACGGTTACGGCTCGCCAGAGCACCTGGCTTCGATCACGCTGGCGGACAGCTGGATCGGCCGGGTCACGGAGGCAATTGAAAAGCGCGGCTGGCTGGAGGATACCCTGCTGCTGGTAGAGCCTGACCATGGCGGTACCCCGCCGGACGAACACGGCCGGGGCAGCCACGGCGGAGACAGTGACGCGGAGAAGTATGTGTGCTTCTTCGCCGCGGGCGGAGGCGCGCAGCACACGGAACTGCACGACATGCTGACGCGGGATACTGCGCCGGCTATCCTGCATGCTCTCGGCCTCCCGATTCCCGATACCTGGAACAGCCGGGTGCCGGGCGGCCTGTTTGCCGATGTGCCGGAGAACCTGCCCCGCCCGGAGGGACTGCCCGTCCAGGTGGAGGAGCTGAAGCTGAAGAAGGAGTACGGGCGCTTTGAGGAAGAGCTGGCCGGGCTGAAACCCGCACTGCACCTTCCGTTCTCCACGCCCGACGCCCTTCCGGAGGGTACGGAACGCATGGGCAAGCTGTACCTGGTGGACGGCCTGCGCGAAAAGGCCATGCGCTTCGATGACGGCGCGCTCCGCATCCCCTGCCCGCTGGAAGGCGGCAGTGTTTCGTTTACCGCCTGGCTGCGCCTGGACGCGGTGGAAAACAGGATGCCCGTGCTGAGCGTCCGCTGCGCGGAGGACGGGTCGTCCTGGATCTGCATCGCGGCAACGGGTGAGGACCATCTGGTGCTGTCAGTCAAGCTGCGCGGCGTCAATAAACCCCGGCATATGGAGGTTGCCCTTCCGGCCAAAAGGACAGGAACCTGGATCTTTGCGGCGGGCTCCTTTGACGCGGAAGCGGGAACCGCGGGCTTCTCCATCAACTTTGAACCCGTCATGCACCAGCTGCTGCCCGGCAGGGAGATCATGGGCGAAGGCGAAAAAGCACAGCTCCTGCTGGGTATTGACGACCTCAGCACGGATGAACAGCGCTTCCCGGGTGAGCTGGAGGACGTGTGCGTATACAACAAAGCGCTGACGGATGAGGATATCGCGAAGCTGAAGGCATATTATCTGGGGTAA
- a CDS encoding HIT family protein — MKNCSYCSEGVLLDAFGIKIGELPMSKVILFKEQSHRGRVIVACKKHVDDITMLTGEERKQYMDDVSHVAEILHELFHPDKINFGAYGDTMHHLHFHLVPKYKDGFEWGGVFAMNPKAVTLTQEEYDELVRMIREKL; from the coding sequence ATGAAAAACTGCTCTTATTGCTCGGAGGGCGTGCTGCTGGACGCGTTCGGAATCAAGATCGGCGAACTGCCGATGTCCAAGGTGATCCTGTTTAAGGAACAGAGCCACCGCGGCCGGGTGATCGTTGCCTGCAAAAAACACGTGGACGATATCACCATGCTGACCGGGGAAGAACGGAAACAGTATATGGATGACGTCTCCCATGTGGCGGAGATTCTCCATGAGCTTTTCCATCCGGACAAGATCAACTTCGGCGCGTACGGCGATACCATGCATCACCTCCACTTCCACCTGGTTCCGAAATATAAGGACGGCTTTGAGTGGGGCGGCGTGTTTGCCATGAATCCCAAGGCGGTTACGCTCACGCAGGAAGAGTACGATGAGCTGGTCCGCATGATCCGGGAGAAGCTGTAA
- a CDS encoding polysaccharide deacetylase family protein, protein MLPVRIALSFDDGPNNITTPQVLDLLEEHHIPASFFLIANNISPETEGQIRRAVSLGCDIENHSITHRPMADMPAEEVREEIRVCSEKIAAVTGESPRFFRPPFISISPSLFDAVDLTFISGIGCEDWVPEVSAEERIRRMLNIAADGVIYLLHDMTGNVNTVEALKVVIPELKKRGFEFLTVPQLFEQCGVTPVRGRIYSNVFQNA, encoded by the coding sequence GTGCTCCCCGTGCGTATCGCGCTGAGCTTCGACGACGGCCCCAACAACATCACCACACCCCAGGTGCTGGATCTCCTGGAGGAGCATCATATTCCCGCGTCATTTTTCCTGATCGCAAACAACATCTCCCCGGAAACGGAAGGCCAGATCCGCCGTGCCGTTTCGCTGGGCTGTGATATCGAAAACCACTCCATCACCCACCGGCCGATGGCCGATATGCCGGCCGAAGAAGTCCGGGAAGAGATCCGCGTCTGCTCGGAGAAGATCGCCGCCGTGACCGGGGAAAGCCCCCGCTTCTTCCGTCCGCCCTTCATCTCCATCAGCCCTTCGCTGTTTGACGCGGTGGACCTTACCTTCATTTCCGGTATCGGCTGTGAGGACTGGGTTCCCGAAGTTTCCGCCGAAGAACGCATCCGCCGGATGCTGAATATCGCCGCCGACGGCGTCATCTACCTCCTGCACGACATGACCGGCAACGTCAACACCGTGGAAGCCCTGAAGGTGGTCATCCCCGAACTGAAGAAGCGCGGCTTTGAATTCCTCACCGTCCCGCAGCTTTTCGAGCAGTGCGGCGTCACCCCCGTCCGCGGCCGGATTTACTCCAACGTTTTCCAGAACGCGTAA
- a CDS encoding class I SAM-dependent methyltransferase, producing the protein MSSREEIVCGFYGQGDEDSRLKRSRHGQLEYFTTMAYIHRYANPNSRVLEVGAGTGRYSIALAKEGMRVSAVELVEENLAVLRENSRRMDNIESFQGDAVDLGRFADNTFDVTLVLGPMYHIYEPKDVNSALDEAIRVTKPGGVILFAFISVFGIMYANYFQGNWAAGQEENFDADYRIRHFKEQLFTGYDVPEFEQLFESKPVEWITTAGTDGMVESIEDREDFRIPDEDFEAFAAWYLHFAEKRELLGATNHLLYICRKK; encoded by the coding sequence ATGAGCAGCAGGGAAGAAATCGTATGCGGCTTTTACGGACAGGGAGATGAGGACAGCCGACTGAAACGGAGCCGCCACGGCCAGCTGGAGTACTTCACCACCATGGCATATATCCACCGCTATGCAAATCCGAACTCCAGGGTGCTGGAAGTCGGCGCGGGCACCGGCCGGTATTCCATTGCGCTGGCGAAGGAGGGCATGCGTGTTTCCGCGGTGGAGCTGGTGGAGGAAAACCTTGCGGTCCTGCGGGAAAACAGCCGGAGAATGGACAATATCGAGTCCTTTCAGGGCGATGCCGTCGACCTGGGCCGGTTCGCGGACAACACCTTTGATGTGACGCTGGTCCTGGGTCCCATGTACCACATCTATGAACCGAAAGACGTAAACAGCGCCCTCGATGAAGCCATCCGCGTGACAAAGCCGGGCGGAGTGATCCTGTTCGCGTTCATTTCAGTGTTCGGCATCATGTACGCGAACTATTTCCAGGGCAACTGGGCGGCCGGCCAGGAGGAGAACTTCGACGCGGATTACAGGATCCGCCATTTCAAGGAACAGCTGTTCACCGGATATGACGTGCCGGAGTTTGAACAGCTGTTTGAAAGCAAGCCTGTTGAATGGATCACGACGGCAGGAACGGACGGAATGGTGGAATCCATCGAAGACCGGGAGGATTTCCGGATTCCGGATGAGGACTTTGAGGCGTTTGCCGCCTGGTACCTGCATTTTGCCGAGAAGCGGGAACTGCTGGGAGCGACGAATCATCTGCTGTATATCTGCCGGAAGAAATAA
- a CDS encoding carbon-nitrogen hydrolase family protein — protein MSQIELAMKRAEGNAEMLCFGEAFLQGFDALCWDYDADKEIALELSSETITRLKNWTVQYGISLATGYIERDGEKLYSSCVVISEGRIIHNYRRISKGWKEYSRTDGHYCEGDQTGTFRLHGKEMMITLCGDLWDFPDRFRTEHLLLWPVYVNYTVEEWNSGALDEYAVQSALAANDVLMINPIDNDPVNHGGSFRFHHGKTIARIPFDQEEILIVDIP, from the coding sequence ATGAGCCAGATTGAGCTTGCAATGAAACGCGCGGAAGGAAATGCGGAAATGCTTTGCTTCGGCGAGGCGTTTCTGCAGGGCTTTGACGCTCTGTGCTGGGATTATGATGCCGATAAGGAAATTGCGCTTGAGCTTTCATCGGAAACCATAACCCGGCTGAAGAACTGGACGGTTCAATACGGTATTTCCCTGGCAACAGGTTATATTGAGAGGGACGGGGAAAAGCTGTATTCATCCTGCGTTGTCATTTCGGAGGGCAGGATCATCCATAACTACAGGCGCATCTCAAAAGGCTGGAAAGAATACTCCAGGACAGACGGACATTATTGCGAGGGTGATCAGACGGGAACATTCCGGCTCCACGGGAAAGAAATGATGATTACACTTTGCGGCGATCTCTGGGACTTTCCGGACCGGTTTCGGACAGAACATCTCCTGCTCTGGCCTGTATATGTCAACTACACGGTTGAGGAATGGAATTCCGGCGCGCTTGATGAATATGCGGTACAGTCGGCGCTGGCAGCGAACGACGTTCTGATGATCAATCCGATTGACAATGATCCTGTAAATCACGGCGGCTCCTTCCGCTTTCATCACGGAAAGACCATTGCAAGGATCCCGTTTGACCAGGAAGAAATACTGATAGTGGATATTCCGTAG
- a CDS encoding HAD family hydrolase, whose translation MTAKDYITRPKMILFDYGGTLLCEPEWDMLRGERAIFEHIVANPHHYTPEELCSWEKEYFQSLQNVRDLGAEPTEIQMLRLKYELHGIKLDIPYDEAEYIFWDHTAPMSEKCLYPNIRELLIYLHDNSIRTGVISNIGWTGSALRRRINTLLPDHHFEFILASSDYGLRKPDKRLFQVALEKAALKPDDVWFCGDTFDKDIEGAHAAGIHAVLYQGSADGSARRLFQNNSNTHIPMILDWNDFIEILKSIM comes from the coding sequence ATGACAGCAAAAGACTACATTACCAGACCAAAGATGATTCTTTTTGACTATGGTGGAACACTGCTATGTGAACCTGAATGGGATATGCTTCGAGGTGAGAGAGCCATTTTTGAACATATTGTTGCCAATCCGCATCACTATACACCAGAAGAACTTTGCTCATGGGAAAAAGAATACTTTCAGTCACTTCAAAATGTCAGAGACTTAGGGGCAGAGCCTACAGAAATTCAGATGCTGCGACTCAAATATGAGCTTCACGGAATAAAACTGGATATCCCATATGATGAAGCTGAATATATCTTCTGGGATCATACGGCTCCGATGTCAGAAAAATGCTTGTACCCCAATATTCGTGAATTGTTAATCTATCTACATGATAACAGTATTCGCACGGGAGTTATAAGTAATATCGGCTGGACAGGATCAGCATTACGACGGAGAATCAACACACTTCTTCCGGATCATCATTTTGAGTTTATTCTTGCTTCCAGTGATTACGGATTGAGGAAGCCAGATAAAAGACTGTTTCAGGTGGCCTTGGAAAAGGCTGCGCTGAAACCAGATGATGTCTGGTTCTGTGGAGACACATTCGATAAGGATATAGAAGGCGCTCATGCTGCTGGGATACACGCTGTTCTCTATCAAGGATCTGCTGATGGCAGTGCGAGGCGGCTTTTTCAAAATAATAGTAATACACATATTCCAATGATTTTGGACTGGAACGATTTCATTGAGATTCTAAAAAGCATTATGTAG
- a CDS encoding ASCH domain-containing protein — MKVLSLTEPYATLVKKGFKTIDTRSWKTRYRGKLYIHASSTRIPKDYRENQELMSLVDLQELNYGNIICVCELNDCILMTDSFVEEIRKNQSEFVSGVYAPGRYAWIFKNITVLDHPIPAKGHLGLWDFDYL; from the coding sequence GTGAAAGTATTAAGCTTGACAGAGCCATACGCAACATTGGTCAAAAAAGGATTCAAAACCATAGATACACGGAGTTGGAAAACAAGATATCGAGGTAAATTATATATTCATGCCAGTTCAACGCGCATACCCAAGGATTACCGTGAAAATCAGGAACTGATGTCCCTTGTTGATCTACAGGAATTGAATTATGGGAATATTATCTGCGTTTGTGAACTGAATGACTGCATTTTGATGACAGATTCTTTCGTTGAAGAAATCAGAAAAAACCAAAGCGAGTTTGTTTCAGGAGTATATGCACCAGGAAGATATGCTTGGATTTTTAAAAACATTACTGTTCTGGATCATCCAATTCCTGCTAAGGGGCATCTTGGCTTATGGGATTTTGATTATTTGTGA
- a CDS encoding MATE family efflux transporter: MSNRKAVVLDMTKGNAVRMILTFAIPLFIGNIFQQVYSMVDTMVAGYCLGDQAIAAIGSTSSLYGLVIDLAWGLNSGFALIVTQAFGAHERWKIRKAIGHMMVLDGIIAAALAIPALIFLPSLMRLMNTPESIFDQAYSYMVVIIAGLPATICYNMFAGILRAFGNSRTPLYFLIFSSVLNIALDLLFVAVFQMGVGGAALATVAAQVVSGVLAGIHVYHSYCDMLPAKEDFRLEKGLTKEMLATGTAMGFMYSLVDLGSVVFQGASNALGDIYIAAHTAARRIINILMQPMSGLMNASGTFVGQNWGAKQKQRIRDTLKKIMGMQIAWGLFSCLIVYLFGQAIIRFVTGTQSEEILDNAVMSLRIHFPFFPVLGVLLAMRVSMQSMGQKTAPVVSSVIELLMKIIAALWMIPAFGFVGVCVTEPVTWAIMTAFLITVYLVKTQKILAD; this comes from the coding sequence ATGTCGAACCGTAAAGCAGTGGTTCTGGATATGACAAAAGGAAACGCCGTCAGGATGATCCTGACTTTCGCGATTCCGCTGTTTATCGGAAACATCTTCCAGCAGGTCTATTCCATGGTGGATACCATGGTGGCCGGATACTGCCTGGGGGATCAGGCGATTGCTGCGATCGGATCAACATCCTCCCTGTACGGGCTGGTGATTGACCTGGCATGGGGATTGAACAGCGGCTTTGCGCTGATCGTGACGCAGGCCTTTGGCGCCCACGAGCGGTGGAAAATCCGAAAAGCCATCGGGCATATGATGGTACTGGACGGAATTATTGCGGCTGCTCTGGCAATTCCCGCACTGATCTTCCTCCCGTCGTTGATGCGGCTGATGAATACGCCTGAAAGTATCTTTGATCAGGCATACAGCTATATGGTGGTGATTATTGCGGGCTTGCCGGCAACCATCTGCTATAACATGTTTGCCGGAATCCTGCGGGCCTTCGGGAACAGCAGAACACCGCTGTATTTCCTGATATTCTCCAGTGTTCTGAATATCGCTCTGGATCTGCTTTTTGTGGCGGTGTTCCAGATGGGTGTGGGCGGCGCTGCGTTGGCAACGGTTGCGGCGCAGGTTGTTTCAGGCGTTCTGGCAGGCATCCATGTATATCACAGCTACTGCGATATGCTGCCGGCGAAGGAAGATTTCAGGCTGGAAAAAGGACTGACAAAAGAAATGCTGGCCACCGGCACAGCGATGGGATTTATGTACAGTCTTGTGGATCTGGGCTCCGTGGTATTCCAGGGGGCGTCGAATGCCCTTGGCGATATATATATTGCGGCTCATACTGCTGCCCGGCGGATCATCAACATTCTGATGCAGCCCATGAGCGGCTTGATGAATGCTTCAGGCACCTTTGTTGGTCAGAATTGGGGCGCGAAGCAGAAGCAGAGAATCCGGGACACACTGAAAAAAATCATGGGGATGCAGATTGCCTGGGGATTGTTTTCCTGCCTGATCGTATATCTCTTCGGACAAGCAATCATCCGGTTTGTGACCGGAACGCAGAGCGAAGAAATCCTGGACAACGCAGTCATGAGCCTGCGCATCCATTTTCCCTTCTTCCCGGTATTGGGCGTTTTGCTGGCAATGCGGGTCAGCATGCAAAGTATGGGGCAGAAGACTGCACCGGTGGTCTCCAGCGTTATTGAACTGCTGATGAAGATAATTGCTGCCCTGTGGATGATTCCTGCATTCGGGTTTGTCGGGGTCTGCGTGACAGAGCCGGTCACCTGGGCGATTATGACAGCTTTCCTGATAACTGTTTATCTGGTGAAAACCCAAAAGATACTGGCAGACTGA
- the rpiB gene encoding ribose 5-phosphate isomerase B produces MIALACDHHGIALKHELMKMLDEMGLEWKDFGTFDVNSKDDYPVYGYKAAKAVASGECDRGILLCGTGMGISIAAGKVPGIRVCTCSDVYSAEMSKRHNNSNVLTMGALVVGTEQAKMIARHWLTAEFEGGRHQRRIDMITRIENGEEPEA; encoded by the coding sequence ATGATTGCGCTGGCTTGTGACCATCATGGAATTGCCCTGAAGCATGAATTGATGAAAATGCTGGATGAGATGGGGCTGGAATGGAAGGATTTCGGCACCTTTGACGTGAACAGCAAGGATGATTATCCGGTGTACGGATATAAAGCGGCCAAAGCGGTGGCGTCCGGGGAATGCGACCGGGGGATCCTGCTCTGCGGCACCGGGATGGGAATCAGCATTGCAGCCGGGAAAGTCCCGGGGATCCGGGTGTGTACCTGCAGCGACGTATACAGCGCTGAGATGAGCAAGCGCCATAACAACAGCAATGTCCTGACGATGGGGGCCTTGGTTGTGGGCACAGAGCAGGCGAAAATGATCGCCCGGCACTGGCTGACGGCTGAATTTGAGGGCGGCCGCCATCAGCGGCGGATTGATATGATCACCCGGATCGAGAACGGGGAAGAACCGGAAGCATAA
- a CDS encoding AAA family ATPase — MGILICGLNGAGKSTLGRILADRMGYEFIDNEDLYFPKEDPNYMFFGPRSEEEVVRLLEEKITANNRFIFAAVRGNYGDKLVSSLDHIVYIEVPKQVRGQRVRDRSYQKFGDRMLPGGDLFEKENKWFSLTDSRTDDYVTDWLEQADCPVIRIDGTRPVEENADYLVSVLSE; from the coding sequence ATGGGAATCCTGATATGCGGGCTGAACGGAGCCGGAAAAAGCACCCTGGGCAGAATACTGGCGGACCGGATGGGATATGAGTTCATCGACAATGAGGATCTCTATTTCCCGAAGGAAGATCCAAACTATATGTTCTTCGGCCCGAGGAGCGAGGAAGAAGTGGTCCGGCTCCTGGAAGAAAAGATCACCGCGAACAACCGGTTCATCTTTGCGGCTGTCCGGGGAAATTACGGCGATAAGCTGGTATCGTCGCTGGATCATATTGTTTATATTGAGGTTCCGAAGCAGGTCCGCGGACAGCGCGTCCGGGACCGCTCGTATCAGAAATTCGGAGACCGGATGCTCCCCGGCGGGGACCTGTTTGAAAAGGAAAACAAGTGGTTTTCACTGACGGACAGCAGAACCGATGACTATGTGACGGACTGGCTGGAGCAGGCGGATTGTCCGGTAATCCGGATTGACGGGACGCGGCCGGTCGAAGAGAACGCGGATTATCTGGTTTCGGTGCTGTCAGAATGA
- a CDS encoding EamA family transporter, translating into MAEKNKRNIGPLLIILAGCFWGSMGIFVRQLGTYGFTSAQIVCIRVTLAALFFSILLLIKDRSGFRIALRDLPLFLALGFGSILFFTVCYFTAITMMPLSTAAILLYTSPIWIMLMSVLFFREKLNGKKLLALALAFAGCVLVSGISGEGITLTGLLVGLGSGIGYGLYSILGTVALRKYSPYKVTAYAFLFAAAGSWLVCGPADMTAKFSAAPDLLPLLLDCGLTALVTAVIPFLAYTLGLNTVEASRAGILATIEPMVATLVGILFFSEKLTLVSGIGIILILSAVILLNIRGKRKQAE; encoded by the coding sequence ATGGCGGAGAAGAACAAACGGAATATCGGTCCCCTGCTGATTATCCTGGCGGGCTGCTTCTGGGGCAGCATGGGAATCTTTGTCCGGCAGCTCGGAACATACGGCTTCACCTCCGCCCAGATTGTCTGCATCCGCGTGACGCTTGCTGCGCTGTTCTTCAGCATCCTGCTGCTGATCAAAGACCGTTCCGGCTTCCGGATCGCGCTTCGGGACCTTCCCCTATTCCTGGCCCTGGGCTTCGGAAGCATCCTTTTCTTTACAGTCTGCTACTTCACCGCCATCACGATGATGCCGCTGTCCACCGCGGCCATCCTGCTCTATACCTCCCCGATCTGGATCATGCTGATGTCCGTCCTGTTCTTCCGGGAAAAGCTGAACGGAAAAAAACTGCTGGCCCTGGCGCTGGCCTTTGCCGGCTGTGTGCTGGTTTCCGGGATTTCCGGCGAAGGGATCACCCTCACCGGCCTGCTGGTCGGCCTGGGCTCCGGTATCGGCTACGGCCTGTACAGTATCCTAGGGACAGTTGCCCTCCGGAAGTATTCCCCCTATAAAGTGACCGCCTATGCTTTCCTGTTTGCGGCCGCCGGTTCCTGGCTGGTCTGCGGACCGGCGGATATGACCGCGAAATTCAGCGCCGCGCCGGACCTGCTTCCGCTGCTGCTCGACTGCGGCCTTACCGCCCTGGTGACCGCCGTCATTCCCTTCCTGGCCTACACGCTCGGCCTGAACACCGTGGAAGCCAGCCGGGCCGGCATTCTCGCGACGATTGAACCGATGGTGGCAACCCTGGTCGGAATCCTGTTCTTCTCCGAGAAGCTGACCCTCGTCTCCGGGATCGGAATCATCCTGATCCTCTCCGCCGTCATCCTCCTGAATATCCGGGGAAAAAGAAAACAGGCGGAATAA